A single region of the Elizabethkingia sp. JS20170427COW genome encodes:
- a CDS encoding DNA mismatch repair protein MutS translates to MQATKDNLEELEFPKLLEEISPNAFSDKIAEKILQLLPMEKEAALLSLRKVSEYTASFENENHIPFHEYEDIEAELKVMAIENYRLDASSFMKIKNICMLVGRTVVYFRKFHDYYPSLYAETQKIKLTKAIIEAINSVFNRYGEVRSDASELLQELRKEISHARKAIQENFNRALTSYGQSDYLDDIRETIIDDQRVLAVKSGFKKRVPGRVLGVSKTGSITYIQPDSVVKHQFRLRETLDEEKKEIDRVLRQLTADIAGYQPLLKEYQEYIFDLDLTQAKAKFSKSINGVMPQVNDERRMKLIEAYHPLLWLRNTADEKPTYSQSLTLSEKNRIICISGPNAGGKSITLKTVGLLQLMLQTGILVPVHPRSEMFFFDKIRTDIGDNQSIENHLSTYSSRLKKMSKIIREADENTLLLIDEFGTGSDPELGGALAEAFLEFFYERKSFAIITTHYTNIKLVVEQLPHAQNAAMLFDEETLEPMYKLELGQAGSSFTFEVAEKNKIPRFIIKNAQKKVEHDIVNLDKTIVKLQQEKYEVEKLKSDLSERKESVEGKRDNLKKLNEQLQQKLFNFQKLYEDEHRKLQFGNRIESFIDAYVNGRSRKDIVKDFVKILEQEKYRKKEVDKVTNERLKVVKRKITQQLQKTEVQEKIAETNELLEEKRRKERALWLKPGQRVRIPGSTSVGTIEKIDKNQKVTVNYGLFKTVISADELERI, encoded by the coding sequence GTGCAAGCAACGAAAGATAATTTAGAAGAATTAGAGTTTCCTAAACTCTTAGAAGAAATAAGCCCTAATGCTTTTTCTGATAAAATAGCAGAAAAAATTTTGCAGCTTCTCCCTATGGAAAAAGAAGCTGCCCTTTTATCGTTACGTAAAGTTTCCGAATATACCGCTTCTTTTGAAAATGAAAACCATATCCCCTTTCACGAATATGAGGATATAGAAGCTGAATTAAAAGTAATGGCTATTGAAAACTACCGTTTGGATGCTTCTTCATTTATGAAGATTAAAAATATCTGTATGTTGGTAGGGAGGACAGTAGTTTATTTTAGGAAATTTCACGATTACTATCCTAGCCTTTACGCCGAAACACAGAAGATAAAGCTAACCAAAGCTATTATAGAGGCAATAAACTCCGTATTTAATAGATATGGAGAGGTTCGTTCAGATGCCTCGGAGTTGTTGCAAGAACTCAGAAAAGAAATTAGCCACGCTAGAAAAGCAATACAAGAGAATTTTAATAGGGCCTTAACGTCCTATGGACAATCGGATTATTTGGATGATATTCGAGAAACAATTATAGATGACCAGCGTGTACTTGCAGTAAAATCGGGGTTTAAAAAGAGAGTTCCTGGTAGGGTCTTGGGAGTTTCTAAAACCGGGTCTATTACCTATATACAGCCTGATAGTGTGGTGAAACACCAATTTAGGCTACGAGAAACTTTAGATGAAGAAAAAAAAGAAATCGATAGGGTTTTACGACAATTAACCGCTGATATTGCGGGCTACCAACCCTTGCTGAAAGAGTATCAAGAATATATATTCGATTTAGATCTTACCCAGGCTAAGGCGAAATTTTCAAAAAGCATTAATGGAGTTATGCCTCAGGTAAATGACGAACGCAGAATGAAGCTGATAGAGGCATATCACCCTTTGTTATGGCTAAGGAATACAGCAGACGAAAAGCCCACTTATTCCCAATCTTTAACTCTTTCCGAAAAAAATAGAATTATCTGTATTTCTGGCCCTAATGCTGGAGGTAAATCGATTACTTTAAAAACAGTAGGGCTGTTACAGTTGATGTTGCAAACAGGAATCCTTGTTCCTGTACACCCTAGGAGCGAGATGTTTTTCTTTGATAAAATAAGGACGGATATAGGGGATAATCAATCGATAGAGAATCATTTATCAACTTATTCCTCAAGGTTAAAGAAAATGTCTAAAATCATCCGAGAGGCAGATGAAAATACTCTTCTGTTAATCGATGAGTTTGGAACAGGATCTGATCCCGAATTGGGAGGAGCTTTAGCAGAAGCTTTTTTAGAATTCTTTTATGAACGAAAAAGCTTTGCCATTATTACCACTCACTATACCAATATTAAATTGGTGGTAGAGCAATTGCCTCATGCACAAAATGCAGCAATGCTTTTTGATGAGGAAACCTTAGAGCCTATGTATAAGTTAGAACTAGGGCAGGCAGGTAGCTCTTTTACTTTTGAGGTTGCAGAAAAAAATAAAATTCCAAGGTTTATTATTAAAAATGCTCAGAAGAAAGTAGAGCATGATATTGTAAATCTGGATAAAACGATTGTGAAGCTACAACAAGAAAAATATGAAGTAGAAAAACTAAAGTCTGACCTTAGTGAAAGAAAAGAGTCGGTAGAAGGTAAGAGGGATAATCTTAAAAAGTTGAATGAGCAACTTCAACAAAAGTTATTTAATTTCCAAAAATTGTATGAAGATGAGCATCGTAAATTACAGTTTGGAAATCGTATTGAAAGTTTTATAGATGCCTATGTTAACGGTAGATCTAGAAAAGATATTGTAAAAGATTTCGTAAAAATATTAGAACAGGAAAAATATCGAAAAAAAGAAGTAGATAAAGTTACTAATGAGCGATTAAAAGTGGTAAAACGTAAGATTACCCAACAGCTTCAGAAAACTGAAGTTCAAGAAAAAATTGCAGAAACCAATGAGCTTTTAGAAGAGAAGCGAAGAAAGGAAAGAGCCTTATGGCTAAAGCCCGGGCAAAGGGTGAGGATTCCAGGAAGTACCAGCGTAGGAACTATCGAAAAAATAGATAAAAACCAGAAGGTAACCGTTAATTATGGGTTATTTAAAACCGTAATTAGTGCGGATGAACTAGAGAGAATTTAA
- the folE gene encoding GTP cyclohydrolase I FolE, producing MNEIKNNYKILKLTNTPMRQDAFEYSDEEKINKIELLFAEIMEVMGLDLTDDSLKDTPRRVAKMFIKEQFSGLNPKNKPEINVFENKYGYHNMLVEKDITLYSNCEHHFVPIIGKVHVAYIPHNKVLGLSKINRLVQYYAKRPQVQERLTLQIAEGLKEVLQHDDVAVYIEADHLCVASRGIKDTNSSTITEIYCGKFEDQVTQQKFLNHLKK from the coding sequence ATGAACGAGATTAAAAACAACTACAAAATATTAAAGCTAACCAATACCCCAATGCGCCAAGATGCTTTCGAGTATAGCGACGAAGAGAAAATTAATAAAATAGAACTTCTCTTTGCTGAAATTATGGAAGTAATGGGGCTAGACTTAACGGACGACAGCTTAAAAGACACTCCTAGGAGAGTTGCCAAGATGTTCATTAAAGAGCAATTTAGTGGATTAAATCCTAAAAATAAACCCGAAATCAATGTCTTTGAGAATAAATACGGATACCACAATATGCTGGTAGAAAAGGATATTACCCTTTACTCTAACTGCGAGCATCATTTTGTTCCTATTATCGGAAAAGTCCATGTAGCTTATATCCCTCACAACAAGGTTTTAGGATTATCTAAAATCAATAGACTAGTTCAATATTATGCCAAGAGACCACAAGTTCAGGAGCGACTAACTTTACAAATTGCCGAAGGTTTAAAAGAAGTTCTTCAGCATGATGATGTTGCCGTATATATAGAAGCAGATCATCTTTGTGTGGCATCCAGAGGAATAAAAGACACCAACAGCTCTACGATAACAGAAATCTATTGCGGTAAATTTGAAGACCAAGTTACGCAACAAAAATTTTTAAATCACCTTAAAAAATAA
- a CDS encoding flavodoxin reductase has protein sequence MSQIVKIISIDPLTHDVIRLRLEKPEGYTYIPGQAADIAIQKPGWEKTKSCFTFTSLPSEDFLEFVIKTYPSRKRVTNELLSLSAGDQLALFKPFGDIRNKGEGIFIAGGAGITPFLAILKGLKSEGKVGNSKLIFANKTKEDIILKDYFEELLGDNFINILSDEKVEGYEEGYVNSRLIEKHSSPDLKYYYLCGPKPMMDAVEKHLEFLKVDPENIIKEGF, from the coding sequence ATGTCACAAATTGTAAAAATCATTTCTATTGATCCTCTCACCCATGATGTAATTCGTTTAAGACTAGAAAAGCCAGAAGGCTACACCTATATCCCTGGGCAAGCAGCTGATATTGCTATCCAAAAACCAGGATGGGAAAAAACCAAAAGCTGTTTTACCTTTACATCTTTACCTTCGGAAGATTTTTTAGAATTTGTTATTAAAACTTATCCTTCTAGAAAACGGGTAACGAATGAATTGCTAAGCCTTTCAGCAGGAGATCAACTGGCTCTTTTTAAACCTTTTGGCGATATCAGGAACAAAGGAGAAGGAATTTTTATTGCTGGTGGTGCGGGGATTACGCCTTTCCTTGCCATCTTAAAAGGGTTGAAATCTGAAGGAAAAGTAGGAAATTCCAAACTTATATTCGCGAATAAAACAAAAGAAGATATCATCTTAAAAGATTATTTTGAAGAATTATTAGGCGACAACTTTATTAATATCCTTTCCGATGAAAAAGTTGAAGGATATGAAGAAGGATATGTAAACTCTAGGCTTATTGAAAAACATTCTTCTCCAGACCTTAAATACTATTATCTATGCGGTCCTAAACCGATGATGGATGCAGTAGAAAAACATCTGGAATTTTTAAAAGTAGATCCAGAAAATATCATTAAAGAAGGATTTTAA
- a CDS encoding SDR family oxidoreductase — protein sequence MKKSALVTGSSDRIGKALSLELAKMGYHLILHYNTSQEKALRVKSEIENIGGSAEIIGINFLEQNDFDAILQNFKNQKNNIEVLVNCASDFRPSSFDEIGSELLKKELTINFENAYLLTKAFARVFNHGQVINFLDTKVEKNYSLHVDYLLSKKLLKEFTLLSAVHLAPNFRVNAIAPGLILPPSDKDEQYLLEKAQHIPLKTIGNLEEILKAFRFLIDSFFVTGQILYIDGGDHLI from the coding sequence ATGAAAAAAAGTGCCCTAGTTACAGGAAGTTCGGACAGAATAGGGAAAGCTCTTTCGCTAGAGTTAGCGAAAATGGGCTACCACCTCATTCTCCACTACAACACTTCTCAGGAAAAAGCATTGCGTGTAAAATCCGAAATAGAAAATATCGGAGGAAGTGCCGAGATTATTGGTATTAACTTTCTGGAGCAAAATGATTTTGATGCTATACTTCAAAACTTTAAAAATCAGAAAAACAATATAGAAGTATTGGTAAATTGTGCTTCTGATTTCAGGCCATCTAGCTTTGATGAAATAGGCAGTGAGCTTCTAAAAAAGGAACTTACCATCAACTTTGAAAATGCTTATTTATTAACCAAAGCCTTCGCCCGAGTATTCAACCATGGACAAGTCATCAACTTCCTAGATACCAAAGTCGAAAAAAACTACAGCCTTCATGTAGATTACTTGTTAAGTAAAAAGCTTTTAAAGGAATTTACCCTGCTCTCAGCGGTACATTTGGCTCCTAATTTCAGGGTAAATGCTATTGCACCAGGGCTGATACTTCCTCCATCGGATAAGGATGAGCAATATCTTTTGGAAAAGGCACAACACATCCCTTTAAAAACGATTGGAAACCTAGAAGAAATCTTAAAAGCATTTAGATTCCTTATAGATAGTTTCTTTGTAACAGGCCAGATATTATACATTGATGGGGGCGATCACCTCATCTAG
- the folB gene encoding dihydroneopterin aldolase: MNLNNLPKKSTIKVENLRLRSYIGFVDWEKEKLQDVVISYSFSYNTAMATKTDDVQYAVNYKSITKDIIKLVDNQSFHLIENLAEKIFDYIQAFSPEIENIHVKVEKPHALRFADNVMVEVNGDLRYNLAMIALGSNINAEEHFQQALTHLQNLGKIVKRTDFIITKALKFEEQNDFLNGAILLLTTKSLSDLQVELKQIEALLGRVRTENKNAPRTIDLDVTTYNGFLIDKDLEELPFLIDFVKNLQPELILNL; encoded by the coding sequence ATGAATTTGAATAACCTCCCGAAAAAATCAACGATAAAAGTAGAAAACCTCAGGCTAAGATCTTATATTGGTTTTGTAGATTGGGAAAAAGAAAAACTACAAGATGTTGTAATTTCTTACTCCTTCAGCTACAACACAGCCATGGCTACTAAGACAGATGATGTGCAATATGCTGTTAACTATAAAAGTATTACCAAGGATATCATCAAACTCGTGGACAACCAAAGTTTTCATCTTATTGAAAACCTAGCCGAAAAAATCTTCGACTATATCCAAGCTTTTAGCCCCGAGATTGAAAATATCCACGTAAAAGTAGAAAAACCTCATGCCCTAAGATTTGCCGATAATGTTATGGTAGAGGTTAATGGTGATTTGCGCTACAACCTTGCTATGATCGCCTTGGGCTCTAACATCAATGCCGAAGAACACTTTCAGCAAGCACTCACCCATCTACAAAATTTAGGAAAAATAGTTAAAAGAACAGACTTCATCATCACTAAGGCTTTAAAATTTGAAGAACAAAATGATTTTTTAAATGGAGCTATACTTTTGCTAACTACCAAAAGCCTTAGCGATTTACAAGTAGAGTTGAAACAAATAGAAGCCCTCTTGGGGAGAGTGAGGACAGAAAATAAAAATGCTCCCAGAACCATAGATCTGGATGTTACTACCTACAATGGTTTTTTAATTGACAAAGATTTGGAAGAGCTCCCTTTTTTAATAGATTTCGTTAAAAATCTTCAACCTGAATTAATTTTAAATCTATAA
- a CDS encoding SAM-dependent methyltransferase has translation MLFLLPAYLSEDTPKTAFAPNIEEVIMHTDYFFVENEKTARKVIKFFAPQKKQSDLKLFLLDKYSETQDLKEAQDLMKKGQDFGLLSEAGLPCIADPGNIMVAWAHRNHIQVVPLTGPSSIILGLISSGFNGQQFTFHGYLPIDKGERKKHILNLEAKVQKSGYSQIFMETPYRNNAMIQDLVKFLNPNTLLCIAANINHPTQEFIKTKKISEWKKEEVDLHKIPAIFILGRN, from the coding sequence ATGTTATTTCTATTACCCGCATATCTTTCAGAAGATACTCCTAAAACTGCATTTGCCCCTAATATAGAGGAGGTAATTATGCACACCGATTATTTCTTTGTAGAGAATGAAAAAACTGCTCGTAAGGTGATTAAATTCTTTGCTCCACAGAAGAAACAATCCGATTTGAAATTGTTTTTACTCGATAAATATTCTGAAACTCAGGATTTGAAAGAAGCTCAAGACTTGATGAAAAAAGGTCAAGATTTTGGTTTACTTTCTGAAGCTGGTTTGCCTTGTATTGCAGACCCAGGAAACATTATGGTAGCGTGGGCACACCGCAACCACATCCAGGTTGTCCCTTTAACAGGGCCTAGCTCTATTATTTTAGGGCTTATTTCTAGTGGGTTCAATGGACAACAATTTACGTTTCATGGATATTTGCCCATAGACAAAGGAGAGCGTAAAAAGCATATTTTAAATTTAGAAGCCAAAGTTCAGAAATCAGGATACTCCCAGATTTTTATGGAAACTCCTTATCGAAATAATGCGATGATTCAGGACTTAGTGAAGTTCCTCAACCCGAATACACTTCTTTGTATTGCTGCCAATATCAACCATCCCACTCAGGAATTTATCAAAACTAAAAAAATATCCGAATGGAAGAAGGAAGAAGTGGATTTGCATAAAATCCCTGCAATATTTATTTTAGGAAGAAATTAA
- the sucC gene encoding ADP-forming succinate--CoA ligase subunit beta gives MNLHEYQSKEILSKYGVAIQRGIVANNVEEAVAAAEKLTAETGTQGWVVKAQVHAGGRGKGGGVKFSPNMDKLKENAQNIIGMRLVTPQTSAEGKLVNSVLIAEDVYYPGETETKEFYVSILLDRALGKNTVVYSTEGGMDIEHVAEVTPHLIHKEIIDPAYGLQGFQARKIAFNLGLTGNAFKEFTKFITALYNAYTGIDASLFEINPVLKTSDDKIIAVDAKVTLDDNALYRHKDLAALRDTREEDPLDVEAGEAGLNFVKLDGNVACMVNGAGLAMATMDIIKLSGGNPANFLDVGGTADAQRVQTAFDIILRDENVKAILINIFGGIVRCDRVAQGVVDAYKAMGNIPVPIIVRLQGTNAAEAKKLIDESGLNVHSAITLEEAANKVKEVIA, from the coding sequence ATGAATCTTCACGAGTATCAATCTAAAGAGATTTTATCAAAGTACGGTGTTGCTATCCAGCGCGGTATTGTTGCTAATAATGTAGAAGAAGCTGTTGCTGCAGCCGAAAAACTAACTGCCGAAACTGGAACTCAAGGTTGGGTAGTAAAAGCTCAAGTTCACGCAGGTGGACGTGGAAAAGGTGGCGGTGTTAAGTTCTCTCCAAACATGGATAAACTTAAAGAAAACGCTCAGAATATCATCGGAATGAGATTGGTAACTCCTCAAACTTCCGCAGAAGGTAAATTGGTAAATTCTGTATTGATTGCTGAAGACGTTTACTATCCTGGTGAAACTGAAACTAAAGAATTCTACGTTTCTATTCTTTTAGATAGAGCTCTAGGTAAAAATACAGTAGTTTACTCTACAGAAGGAGGGATGGATATCGAGCACGTTGCTGAAGTTACTCCTCACCTAATCCACAAAGAAATTATCGATCCAGCTTACGGATTACAAGGTTTCCAAGCAAGAAAAATTGCTTTCAACCTAGGTCTTACAGGTAACGCTTTCAAAGAGTTTACTAAATTTATTACTGCTCTTTACAACGCATATACTGGTATTGATGCTTCTCTTTTCGAAATCAACCCAGTGTTAAAAACTTCAGATGATAAAATTATCGCAGTAGATGCTAAAGTAACTTTAGATGATAATGCTCTTTATCGTCACAAAGATCTTGCAGCGCTAAGAGATACTAGAGAAGAAGATCCATTAGATGTTGAAGCTGGTGAAGCTGGTCTTAACTTCGTGAAATTAGACGGTAACGTTGCTTGTATGGTAAACGGTGCAGGTCTTGCTATGGCTACTATGGATATCATTAAACTTTCAGGTGGTAACCCAGCTAACTTCCTAGACGTAGGTGGTACTGCAGATGCTCAGAGAGTACAAACCGCTTTCGATATCATCCTTAGAGACGAAAACGTAAAAGCAATCTTAATCAATATCTTCGGTGGTATTGTAAGATGTGACAGAGTTGCTCAAGGGGTAGTAGATGCTTACAAAGCAATGGGTAATATCCCTGTTCCAATTATCGTGAGATTACAAGGAACTAACGCTGCTGAAGCTAAAAAATTAATCGATGAATCTGGACTTAACGTTCATTCAGCGATTACTTTAGAAGAAGCTGCTAACAAAGTAAAAGAGGTGATTGCTTAA
- a CDS encoding DUF423 domain-containing protein, with protein MKTVALVAGACYGMLSVILGAFGAHAFKSILSVERLQSFETGVRYQMYAALYLLVVGFFLKFDTGIEKSVAWMMILGTLLFSGSIYLLSFQEVWGANLKFLGPITPLGGLFMILSWAMLLITVLKIKN; from the coding sequence ATGAAAACAGTAGCTTTAGTAGCTGGAGCATGCTACGGGATGCTTTCCGTAATATTGGGTGCATTTGGAGCCCATGCATTCAAAAGTATATTGTCCGTTGAGAGGCTTCAGAGCTTTGAAACTGGCGTTAGGTATCAGATGTACGCAGCCTTGTATCTCTTAGTAGTAGGCTTTTTCCTTAAATTTGATACAGGTATAGAAAAATCAGTAGCCTGGATGATGATTTTAGGAACCTTACTATTTTCAGGAAGTATTTATCTATTGAGCTTTCAAGAGGTATGGGGAGCTAATCTTAAATTTCTAGGACCCATCACTCCGCTAGGAGGGTTGTTCATGATTTTGAGTTGGGCAATGTTACTGATTACCGTTTTGAAAATTAAAAATTAA
- a CDS encoding hydroxymethylglutaryl-CoA reductase, degradative, producing MAHQPIQGFSKLNKQKKIEWLVETYLDNNQQYIDILQQYWNTDADLQKLHEEFSENTISNFYMPYGIAPNFFINGELKAIPMAVEESSVVAAASKAAKFWLDKGGFKTTIINEKKLGHTHFTFSGESVKLQSFFNHHLRTQLLEDTQEITKNMRNRGGGILDIELVDKTAEMENYYQLKASFNTKDSMGANFINSCLEQFGKTLKREIEASEKFSAEEKQSLRVIMNILSNFTPDCIVRAEVSCKIEDLIDDSGIAPEEFAWKFKQAVRIAEIEPYRATTHNKGIMNGVDAVVIATGNDFRATEACAHTYAAKDGKYSSLTHCSTDNGIFRFWIDLPISVGVVGGLTNLHPLVKFSLALLGKPSASELMGIIAVSGLAQNFAALRSLVTTGIQKGHMKMHLFNILNQMKATEAEKEYFVQYFKDKTVSHHEVINELNRLRTQS from the coding sequence ATGGCACATCAACCTATACAAGGTTTTTCAAAACTTAATAAACAAAAAAAAATAGAATGGCTGGTAGAAACGTATCTTGATAATAACCAGCAATATATTGATATTTTACAACAATATTGGAATACAGATGCAGATTTGCAAAAGTTGCACGAAGAGTTTTCTGAGAATACTATTTCCAATTTTTATATGCCGTATGGCATTGCTCCTAACTTCTTTATCAATGGTGAATTGAAGGCTATTCCTATGGCGGTAGAAGAAAGTTCCGTAGTTGCCGCAGCTTCTAAGGCTGCTAAGTTTTGGTTGGATAAAGGAGGTTTCAAAACTACTATTATCAACGAGAAAAAACTAGGCCATACCCACTTTACTTTTTCTGGGGAGAGTGTAAAACTTCAATCATTTTTCAACCATCATCTCCGCACTCAGCTGTTGGAAGATACCCAAGAAATTACCAAGAATATGAGAAATAGAGGAGGTGGAATCTTGGATATAGAGTTGGTAGATAAGACTGCGGAAATGGAGAATTACTACCAGCTAAAAGCTTCCTTTAATACCAAAGACAGTATGGGAGCTAATTTCATTAACTCTTGCTTAGAACAGTTTGGGAAAACATTAAAAAGGGAAATAGAAGCTTCTGAGAAGTTTAGTGCAGAAGAAAAGCAATCTCTACGAGTGATTATGAATATACTTTCTAACTTTACCCCAGATTGTATTGTAAGAGCAGAAGTTTCTTGTAAGATAGAAGACCTTATAGATGATAGTGGTATTGCACCAGAAGAGTTTGCATGGAAGTTTAAACAAGCTGTAAGAATTGCCGAAATAGAGCCTTACCGTGCTACGACCCATAATAAAGGAATTATGAATGGGGTAGATGCTGTAGTCATTGCAACAGGAAACGACTTTAGGGCTACCGAGGCTTGTGCCCATACTTATGCCGCTAAAGATGGTAAATACTCCAGTCTCACCCATTGTTCTACTGACAACGGAATTTTTAGATTTTGGATAGATCTGCCTATATCTGTAGGAGTAGTAGGAGGGTTAACTAATTTGCATCCATTAGTAAAGTTTTCTTTAGCGTTATTAGGAAAACCTTCAGCATCAGAACTTATGGGGATTATTGCCGTATCAGGATTGGCACAAAATTTCGCAGCATTACGTTCTCTAGTAACTACAGGAATACAAAAAGGACACATGAAAATGCACTTGTTTAATATCCTTAACCAAATGAAGGCTACCGAAGCAGAGAAAGAGTACTTTGTACAATATTTTAAAGACAAAACGGTAAGCCATCACGAAGTGATTAATGAGCTAAATAGATTAAGAACACAATCATAA